A genomic segment from Maniola jurtina chromosome 9, ilManJurt1.1, whole genome shotgun sequence encodes:
- the LOC123868159 gene encoding mitochondrial cardiolipin hydrolase-like, which produces MDWKSAKFLLASTATVVVASQVIKKLCNYFFNSKKSSQSKVVSDEAGCDMMNIRNREINDVILFSNDVIRHTIKVPSNKDVTICESRELNCFKLIKYIKSARETLDVCMYLITSAEIAEQLIRLGQRHVLIRIVVDSDMAFTAPSQIKKLKEYSFIQVQTNKKSILMHHKFCIVDGPKAVKRKHILKTYAEKLNIHAQLTKHNNLQQTKMKPCKGFVMSGSLNWSTQAMVSNHESVIVTSHPNIVSKFEKEFDSLWVENEPALLSTL; this is translated from the exons ATGGATTGGAAAAGTGCAAAGTTTCTTTTGGCATCCACAGCTACGGTTGTTGTTGCTTCCCAAGTAATAAAAAAGCTGTGTAATTACTTTTTCAACTCTAAAAAGAGTTCTCAATCCAAAGTTGTAAGTGATGAAGCTGGTTGTGATATGATGAACATTAGAAATCGTGAAATAAATGACGTGATATTGTTTTCCAATGATGTAATCCGACACACAATAAAAGTACCATCAAATAAAGACGTAACAATATGTGAGAGCAGAGAATTGAACTGCTTCAAATTGATAAAATACATCAAATCAGCGCGTGAAACTTTAGACGTCTGTATGTATCTTATAACCAGTGCTGAAATTGCGGAACAATTGATAAGATTGGGACAAAGGCACGTGTTAATACGAATAGTTGTTGATAGTGATATGGCTTTCACTGCACCATCTCAAATTAAGAAGCTAAAGGAATACA GTTTCATTCAAGTGcagacaaataaaaaatctatccTGATGCACCATAAATTCTGCATAGTAGATGGTCCAAAAGCTGTCAAGCGGAAACACATACTAAAAACCTACGCAGAGAAATTAAACATTCATGCACAATTaacaaaacataataatttgcaACAAACAAAAATGAAACCTTGCAAAGGCTTTGTCATGTCAGGATCATTAAACTGGTCTACCCAGGCCATGGTTTCAAACCACGAAAGCGTTATTGTAACATCCCACCCCAATATCGTCAGTAAATTTGAAAAAGAGTTTGATAGCTTATGGGTTGAAAATGAACCA gcTCTTCTTTCAACGCTATGA